One Brassica napus cultivar Da-Ae chromosome C4, Da-Ae, whole genome shotgun sequence genomic region harbors:
- the LOC125585534 gene encoding putative F-box protein At1g32420, whose protein sequence is MKRGREEKNHETSLSPSRLCHRIISNRNFNIPIDLTVEILKKLPVKSLVRFKCVSKCWSSIISSRKDFIESIVTRSLTQPPRDAHLIKDPDNGTECLLVISSPCPQLTHKESVSILSTAHEYARGLFLCWSNEHHEGAIYNPTTRQSFNLPKMKHSHTGVCFFGYEPLEDQYKVLFIPDQAHEQACQVFTLGDPKAKQWRSIQNIEPLFPSLRFYSTVFINGAIYVFDASLLHAEICSWICKIGLVCIWR, encoded by the coding sequence ATGAAGAGAGGACGCGAAGAGAAGAACCATGAAACCTCACTTTCACCCTCACGACTTTGTCACCGTATAATATCCAACAGAAATTTCAACATCCCTATCGATCTAACGGTGGAAATACTAAAAAAACTACCGGTGAAATCTCTAGTGAGGTTCAAATGCGTCTCAAAGTGTTGGTCATCAATTATCAGCAGCCGTAAAGACTTCATCGAGTCGATCGTGACTCGGTCCTTGACTCAGCCTCCGCGTGATGCCCATCTTATTAAGGATCCCGACAACGGGACTGAATGTTTGTTAGTCATCTCATCTCCTTGCCCTCAACTGACTCACAAAGAATCTGTATCGATCCTTAGTACAGCTCACGAATATGCCCGCGGTTTGTTCCTTTGTTGGTCAAATGAACATCACGAGGGAGCTATATATAACCCTACTACGAGGCAGTCCTTCAACTTACCAAAGATGAAACATTCACATACTGGCGTTTGCTTCTTCGGATATGAACCTCTCGAGGATCAATACAAAGTACTGTTCATACCAGACCAAGCCCACGAGCAGGCTTGTCAAGTTTTCACATTAGGCGATCCCAAGGCGAAGCAGTGGAGGAGTATCCAAAACATTGAACCTCTCTTTCCATCACTACGTTTTTATAGTACAGTTTTCATCAACGGAGCTATATACGTTTTTGATGCTTCTCTATTACATGCTGAAATTTGTAGTTGGATTTGTAAGATTGGTTTAGTTTGCATATGGagatag
- the LOC106432325 gene encoding AIG2-like protein A, whose amino-acid sequence MSGSGAQLHNVFVYGSFQEPEVVKVMLDRSPEIISVTLPGFKRFRLKGRLYPCVIPSEDGEVHGKLLMGLTDEELENVDAVEGNEYERVTVGVVREDNSEKMTVKTYIWINKDDPDIDGEWDFEEWKRLHMKKFIETFKEIMEWKRNPQGKGRDDFNHVLRDAPSA is encoded by the exons atgagtggCTCCGGTGCGCAGCTTCACAATGTTTTCGTCTATGGTAGCTTTCAGGAGCCTGAGGTCGTCAAGGTCATGCTTGATCGTAGTCCTGAAATCATCTCTGTAACACTCCCTGGCTT tAAGAGGTTTAGGCTTAAAGGGCGTTTGTATCCATGTGTTATACCGTCTGAAGATGGAGAAGTTCATGGAAag TTACTAATGGGATTAACGGATGAAGAACTTGAGAATGTAGATGCTGTTGAGGGTAATGAATATGAGAGAGTGACAGTTGGTGTTGTAAGAGAG GACAATTCTGAGAAGATGACtgtgaaaacatatatatggatCAATAAAGATGATCCTGATATCGATGGAGAATGGGATTTCGAG GAATGGAAACGACTACACATGAAGAAATTCATAGAGACGTTCAAAGAAATCATGGAATGGAAGAGGAATCCTCAAGGAAAGGGAAGGGACGACTTCAACCATGTCCTGCGCGATGCTCCATCGGCTTGA